The Apium graveolens cultivar Ventura chromosome 6, ASM990537v1, whole genome shotgun sequence genome contains a region encoding:
- the LOC141667856 gene encoding uncharacterized protein LOC141667856 gives MAAVDLPRDVLIVMDGLKDPSMELLAWVLEHVISDGTWDITILQVLPWLNIPLCYKKWSEDVMMNIHNLCRNNGVIPQVITLMGHPLRSLVVERIAALHPTLLVIDRHHDKKHIQFYAQKVRCNIVVAMNDRGEFELFNGRPRMNTNADYSFTQQAPAPTC, from the exons ATGGCAGCAGTTGATCTTCCCAGAGATGTTTTAATAGTAATGGATGGATTAAAGGATCCTTCAATGGAACTGCTTGCATGGGTGCTGGAGCACGTCATTTCAGATGGTACTTGGGACATCACGATTCTTCAAGTCTTGCCATGGCTTAATATTCCGT TATGTTACAAAAAATGGTCTGAGGATGTGATGATGAATATACACAATCTTTGCCGAAATAATGGTGTAATTCCACAAGTGATAACTTTGATGGGTCATCCTCTGAGGTCACTTGTTGTTGAGCGCATTGCAGCTCTGCACCCTACCTTGCTAGTCATCGACAG GCACCATGACAAGAAACACATCCAATTCTATGCTCAGAAAGTTCGTTGCAACATTGTTGTTGCCATGAATGATCGTGGAGAGTTTGAATTATTCAATGGCCGGCCTCGTATGAACACCAATGCGGATTATAGTTTCACCCAACAGGCACCAGCACCTACTTGCTGA
- the LOC141667855 gene encoding uncharacterized protein LOC141667855 gives MATFKVSSLIFLVFLGLGICSATRALFTYEETAAGYTHGSVDIGLAAGGGGGGGGGHGGGGGAAYGAGGEHGAGYGSGGGEGGGAGYGGGKGLGGGGGGGGGSGGGGGGGSGAGGAHGGGYGGGEGSGSGSGAGYGGAGGAGGGGGHGGGGGGGAGAGGAGGSGYGSGGGSGAGYGGAAGGGGGGGGSGGGGGGGYGAAGGEYGAAGYGSGSGSGEGGGHGAGGYAP, from the coding sequence ATGGCGACCTTTAAAGTTTCCTCTttaatttttcttgttttcttagGTTTGGGAATATGTTCTGCTACTCGAGCTCTCTTCACTTATGAAGAGACTGCAGCTGGATACACTCATGGTTCAGTGGATATTGGACTTGCTGCTGGTGGTGGCGGCGGAGGGGGTGGTGGTCATGGAGGTGGAGGAGGAGCTGCGTATGGAGCTGGAGGAGAGCATGGTGCTGGATATGGAAGCGGAGGTGGTGAAGGCGGTGGTGCTGGATATGGAGGTGGAAAAGGTcttggtggtggtggtggtggaggtggtggcaGCGGTGGTGGAGGTGGCGGTGGTTCTGGTGCTGGTGGTGCACATGGTGGTGGCTATGGAGGTGGTGAGGGTTCTGGTAGTGGAAGTGGTGCTGGTTATGGTGGTGCTGGGGGAGCTGGAGGTGGAGGTGGACATGGTGGTGGTGGCGGTGGAGGTGCTGGTGCAGGTGGAGCTGGAGGGAGTGGATATGGAAGTGGTGGTGGTTCAGGAGCAGGATATGGTGGTGCAGCTGGTGGTGGTGGTGGCGGTGGAGGTTCTGGTGGCGGTGGTGGAGGTGGCTATGGAGCAGCTGGAGGTGAATATGGGGCAGCTGGTTATGGAAGTGGTTCAGGGAGTGGAGAAGGTGGTGGACATGGTGCTGGTGGCTATGCACCATGA
- the LOC141664850 gene encoding uncharacterized protein LOC141664850, whose translation MDVYQVPDLDRCRLLAATFRESAQQWFQKLGPGVITSWDQMKTLFLTKFQAAVRYAPSVTTLANVRQRQNESLTPYFKRFNAESTSVRGASDEAPKSFLIAGLRVGSDFWKHLQGKDPATQVDVFALEESFKAIEQSLAEVQPTSQSSQRSKGRKMIGLQAQDEIEALIKERYLGEWVVKEVRKHKDDRAKEEERRAPRGSNNDTLEENKFVRDGSIRTIYGGDPGMECSNRALERYAREARFRPLTDIHRVETRPPKIGTKNVYRALVDNGSSTNILYYSTFKKMGLPDQDMSGEDSWVYGFSGTGVRVMGSIRLPCTLGESPLSVTKMLEFKVLNQESSHNVLLGRPFLREMRVITSIHHLTIKFPMPNGVGSIKGS comes from the exons ATGGACGTGTACCAAGTCCCGGACTTGGATCGATGCCGTCTCTTGGCGGCAACCTTTAGAGAAAGCGCCCAGCAGTGGTTTCAAAAGCTCGGGCCAGGAGTGATCACCTCATGGGATCAGATGAAAACTCTGTTCTTAACCAAGTTCCAAGCCGCGGTGAGATACGCGCCCTCTGTCACAACTCTTGCCAATGTTAGGCAAAGACAAAATGAAAGCTTGACACCGTACTTCAAAAGGTTCAACGCTGAATCTACTAGCGTGAGGGGGGCATCAGACGAAGCCCCAAAAAGCTTCTTGATCGCAGGATTAAGGGTTGGCTCGGACTTTTGGAAGCACTTGCAAGGGAAAGACCCGGCTACTCAAGTAGATGTCTTCGCTTTGGAAGAATCTTTTAAAGCTATAGAACAATCTCTGGCAGAGGTGCAACCGACTTCACAGTCAAGTCAGAGAAGCAAAGGAAGGAAAATGATAGGTCTCCAAGCCCAAG ATGAAATCGAAGCGCTTATCAAGGAAAGATACCTTGGAGAATGGGTAGTCAAGGAAGTAAGGAAGCACAAGGATGACAGAGCGAAGGAAGAGGAAAGGCGAGCCCCGCGTGGGTCGAACAATGATACCCTGGAGGAAAATAAATTTGTCAGGGATGGCAGTATCCGAACAATCTACGGGGGAGATCCCGGGATGGAATGCAGCAACCGAGCCTTAGAAAGATACGCTAGGGAAGCCCGGTTCAGGCCTCTCACGGACATTCATAGGGTGGAAACTCGGCCACCCAAA ATCGGAACCAAGAATGTCTATAGAGCCTTAGTGGATAATGGAAGCTCGACAAATATCCTCTACTACAGCACCTTCAAGAAAATGGGACTACCTGATCAGGATATGTCGGGGGAAGACTCGTGGGTCTATGGCTTTTCAGGCACAGGAGTTAGAGTCATGGGATCGATTCGGCTGCCATGTACTTTGGGGGAAAGCCCATTGTCGGTAACGAAGATGCTTGAATTTAAGGTCCTGAATCAAGAATCGTCCCACAACGTGTTGTTGGGACGACCTTTTCTGCGGGAGATGAGGGTTATCACCTCAATCCACCACCTAACCATCAAATTTCCAATGCCAAATGGGGTAGGGAGTATAAAGGGTTCTTAG